AAGCGGATTCCGCAAAAGTCGGCCGACACGGGCGGATACAACGAACAAAGAGGTATCATATGGAAACAATAAGCATCGGAAAAAAAATCGCCGAACTGCGCAAAGCCAAAGGGCTCACCCAAGACGAACTGTCGGAACAACTGAACGTCTCGCCGCAAGCCGTCTCAAAATGGGAAAACGACGTATCCTACCCGGACATCACGCTGCTTCCCAAACTGGCGGCCGTACTCGGCGTTACGGTGGACGACCTGCTGACTCCCGGCAAGCAGCCGGAAACCAAACTCGTTCCCCAAGCTGACCGGAAAAACGTCGACGACATGATGTTCAAAGTCGTCGTCAATTCGGTAAAAGGCGACAAAGTCCGCGTCAACCTGCCCGTTCCCCTTATTAAAATGGCGCTCGAAATGGGCGTCGCCGTTCCGCAAATTGCCGGAAACGAATACCTTCAAAAAATCGACTTTGCCCAAATCCTCCTGATGCTCGACAAAGGCATCATCGGTAAATTGGTGGAAGTCGAAAGCGCCGAAGGCGATATCGTAGAAGTGGTCGTCGAATGAATCTTTTTTCGGCGTGTTTTACTGCGTAAAACCGGGCTACTCCGGCTTCGCTGTTCGCTCATCCGGCGCCGGACTTCGCCTGCGCCGGACTTCGGCCTGCGTATCCCTCACGCTCGTTCAAAGGAGACCGCTTAATGCCGGCGCAAGCTTTCGCTTTCGCCACTCAATTCAGTAAGGAAGAATTCCATGAAAATTTTTATACGTGAAGCGGGAAAACCGCCCCTTTACTTCATACTGCCGACGCGGCTGCTGCTCAACCGCTGTACCGCCCTGATCACCGAACGTGCCGTAACCGCGGCATACCGCCGTCACACCGAACCGGACACGCCGGAGATACCGGAAACGCCGCGCGCACCGTACGTAACCGCAAAACAGCTGAACGCGCTGTTCGCCGAACTCCTGCGCATCAAACGAATTCACGGCAGACTTGAACTGGTCAACGTGCGCGCCGCGGACGGCACGAAAGTCCTCGTTACGTTGTAAATCGCACGCGGACACGACGCCGCGGAGAACCGCCGCTTGACTTATATTTTTTATTACTATGTAATTGTGATTACAACGAGGAGTTTCCCATGAACGACACGCTATCGCCGAACGCGACGCCCGATGTCTCCTGCACGCACTGGAAAAGAACGTTCGCCGTCATCTGGGGCGGCCAGGCCGTTTCAATAATCACGAGCGCTATCGTCCAATACGCAATCATTTGGTACATAACCGCCCGCACCGGTTCAGCCGCCATGCTCGCCCTCGCCACGGGCGTCGCGTTTCTGCCGCAGGCGCTGTTCGCTTCGTTTACCGGCAGCCTCGCCGACCGGTACGACCGCAAAAAGATTATGATTTTTGCGGACTGCTTCGTCGCGGCCGCCGCGCTCGTTTTGGCCCTGTTCGCAATGAAAGGAGACCTCCCGCTGCCGCTCGTGTACGCCGTACTCTTTTGCCGCGCGCTCGGTTCCACCTTTCACGAACCGGCGCTCCAAGCCGTTACGCCGCTCATCGTGCCGCCCGATATGCTCACCAAATGTGCCGGCTACGCGCAGGCGGTCATGTCCGTATCGTTCATCGCAAGCCCGGCGATCGCGGCCGTTTTATACGCGGCGCTCGACATGCCGATCATCATCATGCTCGACGTTATCGGAGCGGCGTTCGGTTGTCTGGCGGTCGCCCTTGTAAAAATACCGCGCCTGAAAAAAACGGACGCGGCCCTTACCGCCGAAAAACCGCATCTTATCCGCGACACGATCGCCGGCTACAAACTGCTGCTTTCGTTCCGCGGGATTCGTATGCTCGTTTTGGTCGGCTTTTTGTTCACGTTCGCATACCTGCCGGCCGCGTCGCTGACGCCGCTGATGTGCATGGGCTACTTCGGACAGACCGCCTCCGCCGCAGGATTCGCCGAAACGGTGTTTTCAGCGGGAATGCTCGTCGGCGGAATCATCATCGGCATATGGGGCGGCTTCAAAAACCGGCTCGTTACGATGACCCTTTCCACGCTGCTGCTCGGCGTCCTGTTCGCCGGAGCCGGACTGCTGCCGCCGACCGCGTTCGGCGTATTCGTTGCGGGAGCCGGAATTATGGGATTTTCCTGCCCGTTTTTCAACGCGCCGTGCATGTCGCTCTATCAGGAAAAAGTTCCCCCGGAATATCTGGGGCGCATTATGGGCGTTTCGGCAAGCAGCATGTCTTTGGCAGGCCCGCTCGGACTGGTCATTTCGGGACTGTTCGCCGAAGCGGTCGGCGTCAACACCTGGTTCGTTATCGCCGGCATCGCCGTCTGTCTGTGCGTCATACCGATGGTCGCGAGCCGTGAAATCCGCGATCTGCAAAAACCGGTGGAAACCGCCCGTGAAATGTAGTATACTGCCCGTATGGCAAGCATAAAAGATGTCGCCGAAATGGCCCACGTCGGAATCGGCACCGTTTCCCGCGTACTCAGCGGGAACGGATACGTTTCGGCCGAAACGCGCAAAACCGTACAGGCCGCCATTGAAGCGCTCGATTATTCACCCAACGAAACGGCACGCTGCCTGTCGCGCTGCAGAACCGGCATCGTCGGTCTCGTCATTCCGGATATTTCACATCCGTTTTTTTCACTCGCCGCAAAACATATCGAAATCGAATTATACAACGCCGGATATAAAACGCTCATCTGCAATACTATCCGCAAAAGCAACCGCGAAAAGGAATTCCTTGAAATGCTGCGCTGCCGCGTCATGGACGGCATCATCATGGGTTCCCACACGCTCGACCTCACCGAATACCGGAAAATAAAAGAACCGATCGTCGCATTCGACCGCATCGTCAGCGCCGACATTCCCTGCGTCGCCGCCGACCATAAAAAAGGCGGCAAACTCGCCGCCGAAAAACTGCTTTCAAACGGCTGCCGTTCCGTGCTGCAATTCACCGGCACGCACAAAGTGCGCACGCCGTCGGCAGACCGGCACACCGTTTTTGCCGATGTCATGGAAAAAAGCGGCTGCCGCGTTGAAACCGTCGAACTGCCCTGGAACGAATTCGACTTTACCGAAACGGCGCGCATCGCGGCCCGCATCATGGAAGCGAGGTCCGATATCGACGGTATTTTTTCAAGCGACCTGGTGTCGATCGCCTGTATCAACGTTCTTCACGAACGGCACAAACGGGTGCCGCAGGACGTTAAAGTGATCGGATACGACGGCACGCTGCTTGCCGACGCGTTTCTGCCTCGGCTCACCACGATCGTACAGCCCCTGCCGCTCATAGCGGAAAAACTCGTGTCCGTAATGCTGAACCGCATTCAAAACCGAACCCAACCGATCGCACCGGAAAACATGCTCACTCTGGCCGACGTATATCTGCGCGAAGGAA
This sequence is a window from Treponema brennaborense DSM 12168. Protein-coding genes within it:
- a CDS encoding LacI family DNA-binding transcriptional regulator, coding for MASIKDVAEMAHVGIGTVSRVLSGNGYVSAETRKTVQAAIEALDYSPNETARCLSRCRTGIVGLVIPDISHPFFSLAAKHIEIELYNAGYKTLICNTIRKSNREKEFLEMLRCRVMDGIIMGSHTLDLTEYRKIKEPIVAFDRIVSADIPCVAADHKKGGKLAAEKLLSNGCRSVLQFTGTHKVRTPSADRHTVFADVMEKSGCRVETVELPWNEFDFTETARIAARIMEARSDIDGIFSSDLVSIACINVLHERHKRVPQDVKVIGYDGTLLADAFLPRLTTIVQPLPLIAEKLVSVMLNRIQNRTQPIAPENMLTLADVYLREGNTTLP
- a CDS encoding helix-turn-helix domain-containing protein; amino-acid sequence: METISIGKKIAELRKAKGLTQDELSEQLNVSPQAVSKWENDVSYPDITLLPKLAAVLGVTVDDLLTPGKQPETKLVPQADRKNVDDMMFKVVVNSVKGDKVRVNLPVPLIKMALEMGVAVPQIAGNEYLQKIDFAQILLMLDKGIIGKLVEVESAEGDIVEVVVE
- a CDS encoding MFS transporter, producing the protein MNDTLSPNATPDVSCTHWKRTFAVIWGGQAVSIITSAIVQYAIIWYITARTGSAAMLALATGVAFLPQALFASFTGSLADRYDRKKIMIFADCFVAAAALVLALFAMKGDLPLPLVYAVLFCRALGSTFHEPALQAVTPLIVPPDMLTKCAGYAQAVMSVSFIASPAIAAVLYAALDMPIIIMLDVIGAAFGCLAVALVKIPRLKKTDAALTAEKPHLIRDTIAGYKLLLSFRGIRMLVLVGFLFTFAYLPAASLTPLMCMGYFGQTASAAGFAETVFSAGMLVGGIIIGIWGGFKNRLVTMTLSTLLLGVLFAGAGLLPPTAFGVFVAGAGIMGFSCPFFNAPCMSLYQEKVPPEYLGRIMGVSASSMSLAGPLGLVISGLFAEAVGVNTWFVIAGIAVCLCVIPMVASREIRDLQKPVETAREM